A window of Apodemus sylvaticus chromosome 9, mApoSyl1.1, whole genome shotgun sequence contains these coding sequences:
- the Guca1anb gene encoding putative uncharacterized protein GUCA1ANB isoform X2 yields MLKDSQKSLIPSHGQKMTSGKKVKVSPTPLSHKWKQDREQSLESAYVPVVVDPRGQNPDTRIRFSFYNSQYSNSLNPFYTLQKPTCGYLYRRETDHTRKCFDVPPANLILWRT; encoded by the exons ATGTTGAAA GATTCACAGAAATCCTTAATCCCCAGCCATGGGCAAAAGATGACATCAGGCAAAAAGGTGAAGGTGTCGCCGACGCCGTTGTCCCACAAATGGAAACAGGACCGAGAGCAGTCTCTGGAGTCAGCTTATGTGCCTGTGGTGGTGGATCCTCGGGGGCAGAATCCAGACACTAGGATCAGGTTCAGTTTCTACAACTCACAGTATTCCAACTCTCTAAATCCCTTCTACACCCTGCAGAAGCCCACCTGTGGCTACCTGTACCGAAGAGAAACTGACCACACCCGCAAATGCTTTGATGTACCTCCAGCAAACCTGATCTTGTGGCGCACCTAG
- the Guca1anb gene encoding putative uncharacterized protein GUCA1ANB isoform X1: MAKHRDSQKSLIPSHGQKMTSGKKVKVSPTPLSHKWKQDREQSLESAYVPVVVDPRGQNPDTRIRFSFYNSQYSNSLNPFYTLQKPTCGYLYRRETDHTRKCFDVPPANLILWRT; encoded by the exons ATGGCCAAACACAGG GATTCACAGAAATCCTTAATCCCCAGCCATGGGCAAAAGATGACATCAGGCAAAAAGGTGAAGGTGTCGCCGACGCCGTTGTCCCACAAATGGAAACAGGACCGAGAGCAGTCTCTGGAGTCAGCTTATGTGCCTGTGGTGGTGGATCCTCGGGGGCAGAATCCAGACACTAGGATCAGGTTCAGTTTCTACAACTCACAGTATTCCAACTCTCTAAATCCCTTCTACACCCTGCAGAAGCCCACCTGTGGCTACCTGTACCGAAGAGAAACTGACCACACCCGCAAATGCTTTGATGTACCTCCAGCAAACCTGATCTTGTGGCGCACCTAG